A stretch of the Ictidomys tridecemlineatus isolate mIctTri1 chromosome 5, mIctTri1.hap1, whole genome shotgun sequence genome encodes the following:
- the Ddx27 gene encoding putative ATP-dependent RNA helicase DDX27: MLAELGLIGTIGEDDEVPMEPESDSGNEEEEGPIVLGRKQKALQKNRSADFNPDFVFTEKEGMYDGSWALADVMSQLKKKRAATTLDEKIEKVRKKRKTEDKEAKAGKLEEKEGEEPGDPEQGDLAGTEEEAGSAEEESESEYSAAEEDILTKADTLKVKERRRKKKGQEAGGFFEDASQYDENLSFQDMNLSRPLLKAITAMGFRQPTPIQKACIPVGLLGKDICACAATGTGKTAAFALPVLERLIYKPRQGPVTRVLVLVPTRELGIQVHSVTKQLAQFCNITTCLAVGGLDVKSQEAALRAAPDILIATPGRLIDHLHNCPSFHLSSIEVLILDEADRMLDEYFEEQMKEIIRMCSHHRQTMLFSATMTDEVKDLASVSLKNPVRVFVNSNTDVAPFLRQEFIRIRPNREGDREAIVAALLTRTFTDHVMLFTQTKKQAHRMHILLGLLGLQVGELHGNLSQTQRLEALRRFKDEQIDILVATDVAARGLDIEGVKTVINFTMPNTIKHYVHRVGRTARAGRAGRSVSLVGEEERKMLKEIVKAAKAPVKARILPQDVILKFRDKIEKMEKDVYAVLQLEAEEREMQQSEAQINTAKRLLEKGKEAVDKEPERSWFQTKEERKKEKIAKALQEFDLALRGKKRRKKFMKDAKRKGEMTAEERSQFEILKAQMFAERLAKRNRRAKRARAMPEEEPARGPAKKQKPKKKSVFDEELTNTSKKALKQYRAGPSFEEKKQLGLPHQRRGGNFKSKSRYKRKK, encoded by the exons ATGCTGGCGGAGCTCGGTTTGATCGGGACCATAGGCGAAGATGACGAGGTGCCGATGGAGCCCGAGTCTGACTCCGGAaacgaggaggaggag GGGCCCATTGTGCTGGGCCGAAAGCAGAAGGCCTTGCAGAAGAACCGCAGTGCCGATTTCAACCCTGACTTCGTGTTCACTGAGAAGGAGGGGATGTATGATGGCAGCTGGGCCCTGGCTGATGTCATGAGCCAGCTCAAGAAGAAG AGGGCAGCCACTACCTTAGATGAGAAGATTGAGAAAGTGCGAAAGAAAAGGAAAACGGAG GACAAAGAAGCCAAGGCCGGGAAattggaggagaaggaaggagaggagccGGGGGACCCGGAGCAGGGGGACCTGGCGGggacagaggaggaggcaggCTCGGCAGAGGAGGAGTCTGAGAGCGAGTACTCGGCAGCTGAGGAGGACATCCTCACCAAAGCAG ATACACTCAAAGTGAAGGAgcggaggaggaagaagaagggacag GAAGCAGGAGGCTTCTTTGAGGATGCGTCGCAGTATGATGAAAACCTCTCCTTCCAGGACATGAACCTGTCGCGGCCGCTTCTGAAG GCCATTACAGCCATGGGCTTCAGGCAGCCCACCCCGATCCAGAAGGCGTGCATTCCTGTGGGTCTCTTGGGGAAGGACATCTGTGCCTGTGCAGCCACTGGGACAG GCAAAACAGCAGCTTTTGCTCTGCCTGTCTTGGAGCGTCTGATCTACAAGCCCCGCCAGGGCCCTGTGACCCGGGTATTGGTACTGGTTCCCACCCGGGAGCTGGGCATCCAGGTGCACTCCGTCACCAAGCAGCTGGCCCAGTTCTGTAACATCACCACCTGTCTGGCTGTGG GTGGCTTGGATGTAAAGTCTCAGGAAGCAGCTCTTCGGGCGGCACCTGACATCCTCATTGCCACCCCGGGTCGGCTGATCGATCACCTCCACAACTGCCCTTCCTTCCACCTGAGCAGCATTGAGGTGCTCATCCTGGATGAGGCTGACAG GATGCTGGATGAATACTTTGAGGAGCAGATGAAGGAGATCATCCGAATGTGCTCCCACCACCGCCAGACCATGCTCTTCTCAGCCACTATGACAGATGAG GTGAAGGATCTGGCTTCTGTCTCCTTGAAGAACCCTGTCCGGGTGTTTGTGAACAGCAACACGGATGTGGCTCCCTTCTTACGGCAGGAGTTTATTCGCATCCGGCCTAATCGGGAAGGGGACCGGGAAGCCATCGTGGCAG CTCTGTTGACGAGAACCTTCACCGACCACGTGATGCTCTTCACCCAGACCAAGAAGCAGGCCCACCGCATGCACATCCTCCTGGGGCTTCTGGGGCTGCAGGTGGGTGAACTCCACGGCAACCTGTCCCAGACCCAGCGGCTGGAGGCCCTCCG GCGCTTTAAGGATGAACAGATTGATATCCTTGTGGCCACAGATGTGGCAGCCCGTGGACTTGACATTGAGGGAGTCAAAACG GTGATCAACTTCACGATGCCCAACACTATCAAGCACTACGTACACCGGGTGGGGCGCACCGCACGAGCTGGCAGGGCCGGGCGCTCGGTCTCTCTGGTGGGAGAGGAGGAGCGGAAGATGCTGAAGGAGATTGTGAAGGCCGCCAAGGCCCCTGTGAAGGCCCGTATTCTTCCCCAGG ATGTCATCCTCAAATTCCGGGACAAgattgagaaaatggagaaagatgTGTATGCAGTGCTGCAGctggaggcagaggagagagagatgcaGCAGTCGGAAGCCCAG ATAAACACAGCAAAGCGGCTcttggagaaggggaaggaggcagTGGACAAAGAGCCTGAGAGGAGCTGGTTCCAGAccaaagaagagaggaagaaggagaaaa TTGCCAAGGCTCTGCAGGAGTTCGACTTGGccttaaggggaaaaaagaggaggaagaagtttATGAAGGATGCCAAGAGAAAGGGGGAGATGACA GCAGAAGAAAGGTCCCAGTTTGAAATCCTCAAGGCGCAGATGTTTGCTGAGCGACTGGCCAAGAGGAACCGCAGAGCCAAGCGGGCCAGGGCGATGCCTGAGGAAGAACCGGCGAGAGGCCCTG CCAAGAAGCAAAAGCCAAAGAAGAAATCTGTATTTGATGAAGAACTCACCAACACCAGCAAGAAGGCCCTGAAGCAGTATCGAGCTGG CCCTTCctttgaagaaaagaaacagttgGGTTTGCCCCAtcagagaagaggaggaaacttCAAATCCAAGTCCAg ATACAAGAGGAAGAAATAG